The Kluyvera intermedia genome window below encodes:
- a CDS encoding alpha/beta hydrolase has protein sequence MDRRQFLIRFTALALAAKSGLVQSSSSQKMPYTLSLWTSTPPGGGGPVGEMRVSAKGAQSHIAIPYLTVLEPLSPKGHGVLIAAGGGYKRIEMEMEAWPAAYWLVERGFTAYMLSYRLPGENWHDGNLVALQDAQRALRIVREREKQVSVLGFSAGGHLLGMAATRADYRSYPIHDAIDERPAHADRAALIYPIITLEKPYNHSSTHKILVGNTATDVQNAAWSVQNYVTDQTPPMFLVQAENDTVSDPHNTLIMQAACVKARVPVTLYRYPNGGHGFAMGRPGTQTTQWPAHYLRWLSLS, from the coding sequence ATGGATCGTCGACAGTTTCTTATTCGTTTCACCGCACTGGCATTAGCTGCAAAGTCCGGTTTAGTCCAGTCGTCCTCATCGCAAAAAATGCCTTACACATTGTCGTTGTGGACGAGTACGCCCCCCGGTGGCGGTGGGCCTGTCGGCGAGATGCGCGTGAGCGCAAAGGGAGCACAAAGTCATATCGCCATACCGTATCTCACGGTCCTTGAACCATTATCGCCAAAGGGCCATGGGGTGTTGATCGCAGCGGGAGGGGGATATAAACGCATCGAAATGGAGATGGAAGCCTGGCCAGCAGCATACTGGCTGGTCGAAAGGGGATTTACGGCTTATATGCTTAGCTACCGCCTGCCGGGAGAAAACTGGCATGACGGGAATTTGGTTGCGTTGCAGGACGCACAACGCGCGCTGAGAATAGTACGTGAGCGTGAAAAACAGGTCAGCGTGCTTGGGTTCTCTGCGGGAGGACATTTGCTGGGAATGGCAGCGACGCGGGCGGATTATCGTAGCTATCCCATCCACGATGCGATTGACGAACGGCCTGCGCACGCCGACCGTGCCGCATTGATTTACCCCATCATCACGCTGGAGAAACCCTACAACCACAGCTCAACGCATAAAATTCTGGTGGGAAATACGGCAACGGATGTGCAGAACGCGGCATGGTCAGTACAAAATTATGTCACTGACCAAACGCCGCCAATGTTTCTGGTTCAGGCTGAAAACGATACGGTGTCCGATCCGCACAATACGCTAATCATGCAGGCCGCCTGCGTTAAAGCACGCGTTCCGGTTACCTTGTACCGCTATCCTAATGGTGGACATGGTTTTGCCATGGGCCGACCCGGCACACAAACAACGCAATGGCCTGCCCATTACCTAAGATGGTTATCGCTCTCGTAG
- a CDS encoding putative quinol monooxygenase, translating into MISIIAVLKAKTGKVDELREALKALILPTRQEPGNTDYTLFQLRDEPEVFYMRESWRDQAALEEHISLPYFQTFIGQMDSLLAEPLRLDYLTPVEAE; encoded by the coding sequence ATGATTTCAATTATTGCCGTCTTAAAAGCGAAAACGGGAAAAGTGGATGAATTACGTGAAGCGCTCAAAGCGCTGATATTGCCTACACGTCAGGAGCCGGGTAATACCGACTACACGCTGTTTCAGTTACGCGACGAGCCAGAAGTATTCTATATGCGAGAGTCATGGCGCGATCAGGCGGCGCTGGAAGAGCATATTTCCCTGCCCTATTTTCAGACCTTTATCGGACAGATGGACAGTTTGCTGGCAGAGCCTTTAAGACTGGATTATTTGACGCCTGTAGAGGCGGAGTAA